The following are encoded in a window of Trichormus variabilis 0441 genomic DNA:
- a CDS encoding (2Fe-2S) ferredoxin domain-containing protein, translated as MSEFNCWVTPVNEVFKEDLATGGFIEYEYFDCGSDVLASLVYTLFEQNWQQVGIAHIVQGSVLELEFNAPPKLCILYDGYLTVATEGWHLHLCIDTNFGGPLCKTPVEVRKQRLVSRAAFYRRFNLEGNPRSWGIQFWNGANEQLMTILLPNPLVDGENLLPEGKPNLDKLALYQDLRDIYVLGKKTIPFSKNPLKHAYISVCTSTRCLPSRKWQPTFDALKSAVENAGLDIEVRTSGCLEVCQLGPVVFYSNDRTWYTRVNPNVAENIVNEHLIKGNKITENLYPPQTP; from the coding sequence ATGAGTGAGTTTAATTGTTGGGTGACACCAGTTAATGAGGTGTTTAAAGAAGATTTAGCTACGGGGGGTTTTATTGAGTATGAATATTTTGATTGTGGGAGTGATGTTTTAGCATCGTTAGTTTATACTTTGTTTGAACAAAATTGGCAGCAGGTTGGGATTGCTCATATTGTTCAAGGTAGTGTTTTAGAATTAGAATTTAATGCACCACCAAAGCTTTGTATTCTCTATGATGGATATTTGACGGTGGCTACTGAGGGGTGGCATTTACATTTATGTATTGATACTAATTTTGGTGGCCCTTTGTGTAAAACTCCTGTGGAAGTGAGGAAGCAACGTTTAGTTTCTCGTGCGGCTTTTTATCGGCGGTTTAATTTAGAAGGAAATCCCAGAAGTTGGGGGATTCAGTTTTGGAATGGTGCGAATGAACAATTGATGACGATTTTATTACCTAATCCTTTGGTAGATGGAGAAAATTTATTACCGGAGGGTAAACCGAATCTAGATAAGTTAGCTCTTTATCAAGATTTGCGAGATATTTATGTATTAGGTAAAAAAACCATACCATTTAGCAAAAATCCTCTCAAACATGCCTATATTTCCGTTTGTACCTCTACACGCTGTCTACCTTCTCGCAAATGGCAACCTACATTTGATGCTTTAAAATCAGCAGTAGAAAATGCAGGTTTAGACATTGAAGTTAGAACCTCTGGCTGTTTAGAAGTTTGTCAACTCGGCCCAGTTGTTTTTTATTCCAATGATAGAACTTGGTACACTCGCGTTAACCCCAACGTTGCCGAAAATATCGTCAACGAACACCTCATTAAAGGTAACAAAATCACCGAAAACCTCTACCCACCCCAAACCCCATAA
- a CDS encoding ABC transporter substrate-binding protein, with protein MIKLPHQKPIIFLCQLCLIATLIIACHQTTIHTSTNTCTPKYNPNQDYFPNKIKITHARGLAVEYHKHYKVVTIKNPWQNAKTQFQYVLVQCGTPTPQGFKQAQVITVPINSIVSLSTTHLPHLAKLDVVDKLIGVSNIKQVNTPEVIERIKTGNITQVGNNSNVDIEKLLALNPDLVTTFGTGNSQTDSYSKLTEAGLKVGINAEYMEDTPLGRSEWLKFTALFFNQEAKAEKIFSEIAQKYTQIAAKAQSVKYRPSVFVGFNFKGTWFMPAGNSYVAKYLADAGGNYLWSDDKSNGSLPLSFEVVLERAANADYWLNFSQGWQNVKDLITEDNRYADFQAVKTGNLYNNNARVNANGGNDYWEGGISNPDIVLADLIKILHPEILPNHQLFYYRKFNK; from the coding sequence ATGATAAAACTCCCCCACCAAAAACCAATCATTTTCCTCTGTCAACTATGCCTCATAGCCACCCTGATCATCGCCTGTCATCAAACCACAATTCACACATCAACTAACACCTGTACCCCCAAGTATAACCCTAACCAAGATTACTTTCCCAATAAAATCAAAATCACCCACGCCAGAGGTTTGGCGGTAGAATATCACAAACATTACAAAGTAGTCACCATCAAAAATCCTTGGCAAAATGCTAAAACTCAGTTTCAATATGTTCTAGTCCAATGCGGAACACCCACACCCCAAGGATTTAAGCAGGCGCAAGTAATTACAGTTCCTATTAACTCTATAGTTTCTTTATCAACTACACATTTACCCCACTTAGCTAAATTAGATGTAGTTGATAAATTAATTGGAGTGAGTAATATTAAACAAGTCAATACGCCTGAAGTTATTGAGAGAATTAAAACCGGAAATATTACCCAAGTCGGCAATAATTCCAATGTAGATATCGAAAAATTATTAGCCTTAAATCCCGACTTAGTAACAACCTTCGGCACAGGGAATTCTCAAACTGACAGTTATAGCAAACTCACAGAAGCTGGTTTAAAGGTGGGGATAAATGCTGAGTATATGGAAGATACACCATTGGGGAGAAGTGAATGGTTAAAATTTACGGCTTTGTTTTTTAATCAAGAAGCCAAAGCAGAAAAGATATTTAGTGAAATTGCTCAAAAATATACACAAATAGCTGCAAAAGCTCAATCTGTGAAATACCGTCCGAGTGTATTTGTTGGTTTTAACTTTAAAGGTACTTGGTTTATGCCGGCTGGTAATAGTTATGTTGCTAAATATCTGGCTGATGCTGGAGGAAATTATTTGTGGAGTGATGATAAATCTAATGGTAGTTTACCTCTTTCTTTTGAAGTGGTTTTAGAACGTGCAGCTAATGCTGATTATTGGTTGAATTTTAGCCAAGGTTGGCAAAATGTCAAGGATTTAATAACAGAAGATAATCGTTATGCTGATTTTCAAGCTGTGAAAACAGGCAATCTTTATAATAACAATGCGCGGGTGAATGCGAATGGTGGTAATGATTACTGGGAAGGGGGAATTAGTAACCCTGATATTGTGCTTGCAGATTTAATTAAAATCCTGCATCCAGAAATATTACCGAATCATCAATTGTTTTATTATCGTAAATTTAATAAATAA
- a CDS encoding iron ABC transporter permease encodes MLFKYLPSNLLILFKSTSIKTLAFLLLSIGLVVAFLLDLALGSVSIPIQEVINILLGQEPEKATWANIILKFRLPKAVTATLAGAALGVSGLQMQTLFKNPLAGPFVLGISSGASLGVALVVLTASVATPNLLNDLGIITDFGLVIAASLGAAAVLGLMLVVARRVQETMTLLILGLLFGYATSAIVSILLQFSSRERIQSYIMWTFGSFAGVTWKQLIVLIPVIVCSLLVAVLQSKSLNALLLGEAYARSLGLTVEKARFSIIGSASILAGGITAFCGPIAFLGVAIPHLCRSLFMSSDHRILIPGVMIMGGILALVADLFSQLAVSQMVLPLNAITALIGTPVVTWVILRRSSGKSF; translated from the coding sequence ATGTTATTTAAATATCTGCCGTCTAACCTATTAATACTCTTTAAATCTACCTCTATCAAAACTTTAGCATTCTTACTTTTAAGTATTGGGTTGGTTGTTGCATTTTTACTGGATTTAGCTTTAGGTTCTGTCTCTATCCCTATTCAGGAAGTGATCAATATTTTACTGGGACAAGAACCAGAAAAAGCGACTTGGGCAAATATTATTCTGAAATTTAGACTTCCGAAAGCTGTGACTGCAACTTTAGCTGGCGCAGCTTTGGGTGTGAGTGGTTTGCAAATGCAAACTTTGTTTAAAAATCCCTTAGCGGGGCCTTTTGTGTTAGGAATTAGTTCTGGTGCAAGTTTGGGTGTGGCTTTGGTGGTGTTAACTGCAAGTGTGGCTACACCAAATTTATTAAATGATTTAGGAATCATTACTGATTTTGGGTTGGTGATAGCTGCTAGTCTTGGTGCGGCTGCGGTTTTGGGTTTGATGTTAGTGGTGGCGCGTCGAGTACAAGAGACGATGACGCTGTTAATTTTGGGTTTATTGTTTGGTTACGCTACGAGTGCAATTGTGAGTATTTTATTGCAATTTAGCTCTAGAGAACGGATTCAAAGTTATATTATGTGGACTTTTGGTAGCTTCGCTGGGGTGACTTGGAAACAGTTAATTGTGTTAATTCCGGTGATAGTTTGCAGTTTATTGGTGGCGGTGTTGCAATCGAAATCTTTAAATGCGCTGTTGTTGGGGGAAGCTTACGCGCGGAGTTTGGGTTTGACGGTGGAGAAAGCTAGGTTTTCTATTATTGGTAGTGCTTCTATTTTAGCAGGTGGCATTACGGCTTTTTGCGGGCCGATCGCATTTTTGGGTGTGGCTATTCCTCATCTGTGTCGCAGTCTATTTATGAGTTCTGATCATCGGATTTTAATCCCTGGTGTGATGATTATGGGGGGAATCTTGGCTTTGGTGGCTGATTTATTTTCTCAACTTGCGGTGAGTCAGATGGTTTTACCTTTAAATGCAATTACGGCTTTGATTGGAACTCCTGTGGTTACTTGGGTGATTTTAAGGCGTAGTTCTGGTAAGTCTTTTTAA
- a CDS encoding ABC transporter ATP-binding protein, whose translation MILRTQDLCIGYKSGKGLRCVARDISVCLEAGELVCLLGPNGAGKSTLLRSLAGMQPPLAGQVRLLGDDIYKLAPQDLAKRLSLVLTERVDVGMLSAYTLVSLGRHPYTDWWGKLTPEDEAIVHWAIKSVGALNLAARQVSELSDGERQKIMIARALAQSPMVMLLDEPTAFLDLPRRVEIMQLLRQLARENQQAILLSTHDLDLALRLADQVWLLTSEGILHIGAPEDLVLSGAFADTFRSEGVEFNIFSGEFHLHTHQKGNINFIGEGIAAVWTMRALKRAGFQVFQSENNLPISIEVISNSRKLMWKITNSQTVNIYNSLYDVIKYINLL comes from the coding sequence ATGATTTTGAGGACTCAGGATTTATGTATTGGTTATAAGTCGGGGAAGGGGTTGCGGTGTGTGGCGAGGGATATTTCTGTGTGTCTGGAAGCTGGGGAATTGGTGTGTTTACTTGGCCCTAATGGTGCGGGTAAGTCTACCTTACTGCGATCGCTCGCCGGAATGCAACCACCTCTAGCGGGTCAGGTGCGGCTTTTGGGTGATGATATCTATAAGTTAGCACCGCAGGATTTAGCCAAGCGGTTGAGTTTGGTGCTGACGGAAAGGGTGGATGTGGGTATGTTATCGGCTTATACTCTGGTGAGTTTGGGACGACATCCTTATACTGACTGGTGGGGAAAATTAACGCCTGAAGATGAGGCTATAGTACATTGGGCAATAAAATCTGTAGGTGCATTAAATTTAGCTGCGCGTCAAGTTAGCGAACTCAGTGATGGTGAACGTCAAAAAATTATGATTGCACGTGCTTTAGCACAGTCGCCGATGGTGATGTTGCTAGATGAACCGACGGCATTTTTAGATTTACCACGGCGGGTGGAAATTATGCAACTGTTACGCCAGTTAGCACGAGAAAATCAGCAAGCGATTTTACTTTCTACCCATGATTTAGATTTAGCTTTGCGTCTAGCTGACCAAGTTTGGTTATTAACATCTGAGGGAATTTTACACATTGGCGCACCAGAAGATTTGGTATTAAGTGGTGCTTTTGCTGATACTTTCCGCAGTGAAGGTGTAGAGTTTAATATTTTTTCTGGTGAGTTTCATTTACATACACACCAAAAAGGCAATATTAATTTTATCGGTGAGGGTATCGCTGCGGTGTGGACGATGCGTGCTTTGAAACGTGCAGGATTTCAAGTCTTTCAAAGTGAAAATAATTTACCAATTTCAATAGAAGTAATATCAAATTCAAGAAAATTGATGTGGAAAATTACCAACAGCCAGACCGTAAATATTTATAATTCACTGTACGATGTAATTAAATATATAAATTTATTATAG
- the psb35 gene encoding photosystem II assembly protein Psb35, which yields MLLLSEIATNPTYTKSFQISLLAITLGGFLLATIVGSIAWYISKRPAGWENTETPAWILQLTKNINKQNPSSK from the coding sequence ATGTTACTTTTGAGCGAAATAGCAACTAATCCTACTTATACAAAATCTTTTCAAATTTCTTTGTTAGCAATAACACTGGGTGGCTTCCTGCTAGCCACAATTGTTGGTTCAATCGCCTGGTATATTTCTAAACGCCCTGCTGGTTGGGAAAATACTGAAACTCCAGCCTGGATTTTACAACTTACTAAAAATATCAATAAACAAAATCCATCTAGTAAATAA
- the rocD gene encoding ornithine--oxo-acid transaminase, whose product MQAANISLEISSFDTMNTQDYIELEQQYGADNYHPLDVVITKGEGVWVWDIEGKKYLDFLSAYSALNQGHCHPKILQAMIKQAQQVTLTSRAFRNDQLGKFYQKLCQISGLPKVLPMNSGAEAVETAIKAIRKWAYKVKGIPENQAEIIVCSNNFSGRTISLISFSTEEQYQDGFGPLTTGFKVIPFGDAQALEQAITPNTAAFLVEPIQGEGGIIVPPHGFLKQAEQICRHHHVLLVFDEIQTGLGRTGKMFAHQYENVKPDGITVGKALSGGFYPISAFISTEEVMGIFQPGDHGSTFGGNPLAAAIGIAALDVLIEEKLPEKALKLGEYFIEKLQSIESTYIKEVRGKGLLIGMELYPEAGGARRFCKALAKEGLLAKETRDNVIRFAPPLVISEDEIDWALEKIERVLTTT is encoded by the coding sequence ATGCAGGCAGCAAACATAAGTCTGGAAATTTCCAGCTTCGACACTATGAATACCCAGGATTATATTGAGCTAGAACAGCAATATGGTGCTGATAATTACCATCCTTTAGATGTAGTTATTACCAAAGGAGAAGGTGTGTGGGTATGGGATATAGAAGGTAAAAAATACCTCGATTTTCTTTCAGCTTATTCAGCATTAAATCAGGGTCATTGTCATCCCAAAATTCTTCAAGCAATGATAAAACAAGCTCAACAAGTTACACTGACTTCTAGAGCTTTTCGTAATGACCAATTAGGAAAATTCTATCAAAAGCTTTGTCAAATTTCTGGCTTACCTAAAGTGCTACCCATGAATTCGGGAGCCGAAGCTGTGGAAACAGCTATTAAAGCCATTCGTAAATGGGCTTATAAAGTAAAAGGCATACCAGAAAATCAAGCAGAAATTATCGTTTGTAGTAATAATTTTTCTGGACGCACTATTAGTTTAATCAGTTTCTCTACAGAAGAACAATATCAAGATGGATTTGGGCCTTTAACTACTGGGTTTAAAGTTATTCCTTTTGGTGATGCTCAAGCATTAGAACAAGCTATTACTCCTAACACTGCGGCATTTTTGGTAGAACCAATTCAGGGTGAGGGAGGTATTATTGTTCCGCCTCATGGGTTTTTAAAGCAAGCTGAACAAATCTGTCGCCATCATCATGTCTTACTGGTTTTTGATGAAATCCAAACGGGCTTGGGAAGAACAGGTAAAATGTTTGCCCATCAATATGAGAATGTTAAGCCAGATGGCATAACTGTAGGTAAAGCTTTATCTGGTGGATTTTATCCCATTTCTGCATTTATTTCTACAGAGGAAGTGATGGGTATATTTCAACCAGGGGATCATGGTAGTACCTTTGGGGGAAATCCTTTAGCTGCTGCTATTGGCATTGCAGCACTTGATGTTCTTATAGAAGAAAAATTACCAGAAAAAGCCTTAAAACTAGGGGAATATTTTATAGAGAAATTACAATCAATAGAAAGTACATATATCAAAGAAGTACGCGGCAAAGGTTTATTAATTGGTATGGAATTGTACCCCGAAGCTGGTGGTGCAAGGCGTTTTTGTAAAGCTTTAGCTAAAGAGGGGTTATTAGCTAAAGAGACTAGAGATAATGTCATTCGTTTTGCTCCACCCTTAGTTATTTCCGAAGATGAAATAGATTGGGCATTAGAGAAAATTGAGCGAGTTTTAACCACCACTTAA
- a CDS encoding 1,9-bis(guanidino)-5-aza-nonane synthase, translated as MNREELLQETVQPIDIKAFDVVGLVEAMSKTAFQGRNLGRAAKIYDAMLQDKECTIILCLAGSLFSAGLKGIVHDLITHNMVDAIVSTGANIVDQDFFEALGYRHYVGDPFADDEVLRQQRIDRIYDTYIDEDQLRVCDMTIAEIAENLEKRPYSSREFIEQMAVYLERRGNYGQSVVQAAYQHQVPIFVPAFSDCSAGFGLVHHQWNSPESHVTIDSVRDFRELTQCKLASNYTGLVMIGGGVPKNFAQDTVVAAELLGFETSMHKYTIQVTVADERDGALSGSTLKEAHSWGKVDKATEQMVFSEATVALPLIAGYAYHKGNWRDRQPHRLAQLFTKPQPKVATV; from the coding sequence ATGAATCGTGAAGAACTTTTGCAAGAGACCGTGCAACCAATTGACATTAAAGCTTTTGATGTTGTTGGCTTAGTGGAAGCAATGAGTAAGACAGCTTTCCAAGGTCGAAATTTGGGGCGGGCAGCAAAAATTTATGACGCAATGCTGCAAGATAAAGAATGCACGATTATTCTGTGTTTAGCTGGGTCTTTATTTAGTGCTGGACTCAAGGGAATAGTCCACGATTTAATTACTCACAATATGGTAGATGCTATTGTTTCTACCGGAGCTAACATTGTTGACCAAGATTTCTTTGAAGCGTTGGGTTATCGTCATTATGTCGGCGATCCCTTTGCTGATGATGAGGTTTTAAGACAGCAACGCATAGACCGCATATATGACACCTATATTGATGAGGATCAACTGCGGGTATGTGACATGACTATTGCCGAAATCGCCGAGAATTTAGAGAAGCGTCCCTATTCTTCACGGGAATTTATTGAGCAGATGGCGGTTTATTTAGAACGTCGGGGTAACTATGGTCAATCTGTGGTGCAAGCCGCTTATCAACACCAAGTACCAATTTTTGTCCCTGCTTTTAGTGACTGTTCGGCGGGATTTGGTTTAGTGCATCATCAATGGAATTCTCCAGAATCTCATGTGACAATTGACTCAGTGCGAGACTTTCGGGAGTTGACCCAGTGCAAACTAGCTTCTAATTACACTGGCTTGGTAATGATTGGTGGCGGTGTACCGAAAAACTTTGCTCAGGATACGGTGGTAGCTGCGGAATTGCTGGGATTTGAAACGAGTATGCACAAGTATACAATTCAAGTCACTGTGGCTGATGAGCGAGATGGGGCTTTGTCTGGTTCTACTCTCAAAGAGGCTCATTCTTGGGGGAAGGTAGATAAAGCTACTGAACAGATGGTATTTTCTGAGGCGACTGTGGCGTTACCATTAATTGCGGGGTATGCGTATCATAAGGGGAACTGGCGCGATCGCCAACCGCATCGTTTAGCTCAACTGTTTACTAAACCGCAGCCCAAAGTAGCAACTGTGTAG
- a CDS encoding FeoA family protein, which produces MTDSKNNYNQPQKPKGWGFQFFGETPKTPELEEKTPKSGSFVNTGKSFPLAIASVGERLAIAKLKGTEGTVRRLIGMGLVPGTELQVISIANGSVIIALGDNRIGLGVGMAQKILCTNLGTSN; this is translated from the coding sequence ATGACAGATAGCAAAAATAACTACAACCAACCCCAAAAGCCTAAAGGATGGGGGTTTCAGTTTTTTGGAGAGACACCTAAAACTCCCGAATTAGAAGAAAAAACACCCAAAAGTGGCTCTTTTGTGAACACAGGTAAATCTTTCCCTTTAGCGATCGCTAGTGTGGGAGAGCGTTTGGCGATCGCTAAACTCAAAGGGACAGAAGGTACAGTCCGTCGTCTGATTGGTATGGGATTAGTTCCTGGAACTGAACTTCAAGTGATTAGTATTGCCAATGGTTCTGTCATCATCGCACTTGGTGATAACCGCATTGGTTTAGGGGTAGGTATGGCACAGAAAATACTATGTACGAATTTAGGGACTTCCAACTAA